From the genome of Ptychodera flava strain L36383 chromosome 20, AS_Pfla_20210202, whole genome shotgun sequence, one region includes:
- the LOC139120734 gene encoding UV-stimulated scaffold protein A-like isoform X2 encodes MSQSQETDNDSLDHGVCLELATAIEELTTSGSPSLEKNGIKKVKSICRTSDKYVEHTFHLVMKQLNKEHSEVRLSAFQIINELFTRSHRFRELLVEDFQTFLELTVETDHEQPLPPPQSAAKVLREKTLQAIQIWHEKFGKAYKKLALGYNFLEHCKKINFNDIHARTVVERRREEERQQRQRAVLMEKVNKVIKEIEETMPEIEQCLTEARNCFQLLLPNPLEDNITDSTAGKQADENQFSDSKSTFQNNTSKNPQQSSDGSQHENEQCIVNTTAKTDELESTTDTGEEVRNENSESPIDTQKESDPGDSEGIKDDDSFVNDEDVEDTNDNGESSDILQAHGIHSWNYSLSLELHPDEIHIKEDEDNTDILQILLDMQRLTTTAYFPRIQRWLEVLSKAGHLQDQVKKVIDIKLELQLFISKCQELKIERKLRKQTLEKENNEDTDEDFEDVPDKEGYEPKIPDHLRKEYGLEDDDDDDEKNESHFQWSPGNKTKGGEELNDPTSRATAITNFKRKLQDLQSSLQKQTGQSKLTESEPTASTSSDLPSPSKKRKEDLLSKAPKVPFSMDLYYWERPEDVPAPTIFRPENNHRAWIPVEDDEVVMEGMKDMINLRKMNFVGKFEPVKWKCRAPLQNGKLCERQDRHKCPFHGPIIARDSRGNPNKQEDVERLEKEQKHKDKTTSPQWRDQELMKDIEGATGIDLGSSTGSSNGKGKGKGKGKGKKKKYPNLTDVNKMADTSRTRLEKKVFSKSAITRVAGTMDRLESKRYKDRFANNFNYSFSK; translated from the exons ATGTCACAGTCACAGGAGACTGATAATGATTCGTTAGATCATGGTGTATGCCTTGAACTGGCTACAGCAATTGAAGAACTCACAACCTCCGGATCTCCATCACTTGAGAAAAATGGGATCAAGAAAGTTAAAAGCATTTGTAG AACATCAGATAAATATGTGGAGCACACCTTTCATCTTGTGATGAAACAATTGAACAAAGAACACTCTGAGGTCAGATTGTCAGCATTCCAGATCATCAATGAACTCTTCACAAGGTCACATAGATTCCGGGAACTACTCGTGGAAGATTTTCAGACTTTCTTGGAACTAACAGTTGAGACTGATCATGAGCAGCCACTGCCACCTCCACAATCTGCTGCCAAAGTACTGAGAGAAAAGACCCTCCAAGCAATACAAATATGGCATGAAAAATTCGGAAAAGCATATAAAAAGCTTGCCCTAGGTTACAACTTCTTAGAACATTGTAAAAAG ATCAATTTTAATGATATTCATGCAAGGACTGTGGTTGAGAGACGGAGAGAAGAAGAAAGACAACAAAGGCAACGTGCTGTTCTCATGGAGAAAGTCAACAAAGTTATCAAAGAAATTGAAG AGACAATGCCAGAAATAGAACAGTGTTTGACAGAAGCCAGGAATTGCTTTCAACTGCTCTTACCTAACCCACTAGAGGACAACATCACTGACAGTACTGCAGGGAAACAAGCTGATGAAAATCAATTCAGTGACTCAAAAAGCACTTTTCAGAACAACACATCGAAGAATCCACAACAGAGCAGTGATGGATCTCAACATGAAAATGAACAGTGCATTGTTAATACCACAGCAAAAACAGATGAATTAGAATCTACAACTGATACTGGTGAGGAAGTAAGAAATGAAAATAGTGAAAGTCCAATTGATACACAGAAGGAGTCTGATCCTGGAgattctgagggaatcaaagaTGACGATAGTTTTGTCAATGATGAAGATGTTGAAGACACCAATGATAATGGAGAAAGCAGTGATATCTTACAAGCTCATGGAATCCATTCTTGGAACTACAGCCTCAGTTTAGAACTTCATCCAG ATGAAATACACATCAAGGAAGATGAAGATAACACTGACATCTTGCAGATTTTACTTGATATGCAGAGACTAACAACAACTGCGTATTTTCCCAGGATACAAAGATGGTTAGAG GTGCTGTCCAAAGCGGGGCATTTACAAGACCAAGTCAAAAAAGTCATCGATATTAAATTAGAATTGCAGCTATTCATAAGTAAATGCCaggaattgaaaattgaaagaaagctAAGAAAACAGACACTTGAAAAAGAGAACAATGAAGACACTGATGAAGATTTTGAAGATGTTCCTGACAAAGAAGGCTATGAACCAAAAATACCAGATCATTTAAGGAAGGAATATG GTTtggaagatgatgatgatgatgatgagaaaaATGAGTCTCATTTTCAATGGTCTCCAGGCAACAAAACAAAAGGTGGTGAAGAATTGAATGATCCCACTTCCAGGGCGACAGCAATCactaatttcaaaagaaaacttcAAGACTTACAGAGCTCCCTGCAAAAACA AACTGGACAAAGTAAGCTAACAGAGAGTGAACCAACTGCATCAACTTCGTCTGACTTGCCATCACCTTCCAAGAAAAGGAAGGAAGATCTGTTATCTAAAGCTCCAAAGGTACCTTTCAGTATGGATTTGTATTACTGGGAACGCCCTGAAGATGTACCAGCACCAACCATTTTTAG ACCAGAAAACAATCACAGAGCTTGGATACCAGTAGAAGATGATGAAGTTGTCATGGAG GGTATGAAAGATATGATCAATTTGAGAAAAATGAACTTTGTTGGTAAATTTGAACCTGTGAAATGGAAATGTCGGGCACCTCTTCAAAATGGCAAACTCTGTGAAAGACAGGACAGACACAAG TGTCCCTTTCATGGTCCAATCATAGCCAGGGATTCTCGTGGAAATCCCAACAAACAAGAAGATGTTGAGAGACTTGAAAAGGAACAAAAACATAAAG ACAAAACAACATCGCCACAATGGAGAGATCAGGAGTTAATGAAAGACATTGAAGGAGCTACAGGTATTGATTTGGGATCAAGTACCGGAAGCAGCAATGGGAAGGGAAAGGGAAAGGGTAAAGGAAaaggaaagaagaaaaaatatccCAATTTGACGGATGTCAATAAAATGGCAGATACTTCCAGAACTAGACTTGAGAAGAAAGTTTTCAGCAA GTCTGCAATAACAAGGGTGGCAGGTACCATGGATAGACTGGAGTCCAAGAGATACAAGGACAGATTTGCAAATAATTTCAATTATTCATTCAGCAAGTAA
- the LOC139120734 gene encoding UV-stimulated scaffold protein A-like isoform X1, producing MSQSQETDNDSLDHGVCLELATAIEELTTSGSPSLEKNGIKKVKSICRTSDKYVEHTFHLVMKQLNKEHSEVRLSAFQIINELFTRSHRFRELLVEDFQTFLELTVETDHEQPLPPPQSAAKVLREKTLQAIQIWHEKFGKAYKKLALGYNFLEHCKKINFNDIHARTVVERRREEERQQRQRAVLMEKVNKVIKEIEETMPEIEQCLTEARNCFQLLLPNPLEDNITDSTAGKQADENQFSDSKSTFQNNTSKNPQQSSDGSQHENEQCIVNTTAKTDELESTTDTGEEVRNENSESPIDTQKESDPGDSEGIKDDDSFVNDEDVEDTNDNGESSDILQAHGIHSWNYSLSLELHPDEIHIKEDEDNTDILQILLDMQRLTTTAYFPRIQRWLEVLSKAGHLQDQVKKVIDIKLELQLFISKCQELKIERKLRKQTLEKENNEDTDEDFEDVPDKEGYEPKIPDHLRKEYGLEDDDDDDEKNESHFQWSPGNKTKGGEELNDPTSRATAITNFKRKLQDLQSSLQKQTGQSKLTESEPTASTSSDLPSPSKKRKEDLLSKAPKVPFSMDLYYWERPEDVPAPTIFRPENNHRAWIPVEDDEVVMEGMKDMINLRKMNFVGKFEPVKWKCRAPLQNGKLCERQDRHKCPFHGPIIARDSRGNPNKQEDVERLEKEQKHKADKTTSPQWRDQELMKDIEGATGIDLGSSTGSSNGKGKGKGKGKGKKKKYPNLTDVNKMADTSRTRLEKKVFSKSAITRVAGTMDRLESKRYKDRFANNFNYSFSK from the exons ATGTCACAGTCACAGGAGACTGATAATGATTCGTTAGATCATGGTGTATGCCTTGAACTGGCTACAGCAATTGAAGAACTCACAACCTCCGGATCTCCATCACTTGAGAAAAATGGGATCAAGAAAGTTAAAAGCATTTGTAG AACATCAGATAAATATGTGGAGCACACCTTTCATCTTGTGATGAAACAATTGAACAAAGAACACTCTGAGGTCAGATTGTCAGCATTCCAGATCATCAATGAACTCTTCACAAGGTCACATAGATTCCGGGAACTACTCGTGGAAGATTTTCAGACTTTCTTGGAACTAACAGTTGAGACTGATCATGAGCAGCCACTGCCACCTCCACAATCTGCTGCCAAAGTACTGAGAGAAAAGACCCTCCAAGCAATACAAATATGGCATGAAAAATTCGGAAAAGCATATAAAAAGCTTGCCCTAGGTTACAACTTCTTAGAACATTGTAAAAAG ATCAATTTTAATGATATTCATGCAAGGACTGTGGTTGAGAGACGGAGAGAAGAAGAAAGACAACAAAGGCAACGTGCTGTTCTCATGGAGAAAGTCAACAAAGTTATCAAAGAAATTGAAG AGACAATGCCAGAAATAGAACAGTGTTTGACAGAAGCCAGGAATTGCTTTCAACTGCTCTTACCTAACCCACTAGAGGACAACATCACTGACAGTACTGCAGGGAAACAAGCTGATGAAAATCAATTCAGTGACTCAAAAAGCACTTTTCAGAACAACACATCGAAGAATCCACAACAGAGCAGTGATGGATCTCAACATGAAAATGAACAGTGCATTGTTAATACCACAGCAAAAACAGATGAATTAGAATCTACAACTGATACTGGTGAGGAAGTAAGAAATGAAAATAGTGAAAGTCCAATTGATACACAGAAGGAGTCTGATCCTGGAgattctgagggaatcaaagaTGACGATAGTTTTGTCAATGATGAAGATGTTGAAGACACCAATGATAATGGAGAAAGCAGTGATATCTTACAAGCTCATGGAATCCATTCTTGGAACTACAGCCTCAGTTTAGAACTTCATCCAG ATGAAATACACATCAAGGAAGATGAAGATAACACTGACATCTTGCAGATTTTACTTGATATGCAGAGACTAACAACAACTGCGTATTTTCCCAGGATACAAAGATGGTTAGAG GTGCTGTCCAAAGCGGGGCATTTACAAGACCAAGTCAAAAAAGTCATCGATATTAAATTAGAATTGCAGCTATTCATAAGTAAATGCCaggaattgaaaattgaaagaaagctAAGAAAACAGACACTTGAAAAAGAGAACAATGAAGACACTGATGAAGATTTTGAAGATGTTCCTGACAAAGAAGGCTATGAACCAAAAATACCAGATCATTTAAGGAAGGAATATG GTTtggaagatgatgatgatgatgatgagaaaaATGAGTCTCATTTTCAATGGTCTCCAGGCAACAAAACAAAAGGTGGTGAAGAATTGAATGATCCCACTTCCAGGGCGACAGCAATCactaatttcaaaagaaaacttcAAGACTTACAGAGCTCCCTGCAAAAACA AACTGGACAAAGTAAGCTAACAGAGAGTGAACCAACTGCATCAACTTCGTCTGACTTGCCATCACCTTCCAAGAAAAGGAAGGAAGATCTGTTATCTAAAGCTCCAAAGGTACCTTTCAGTATGGATTTGTATTACTGGGAACGCCCTGAAGATGTACCAGCACCAACCATTTTTAG ACCAGAAAACAATCACAGAGCTTGGATACCAGTAGAAGATGATGAAGTTGTCATGGAG GGTATGAAAGATATGATCAATTTGAGAAAAATGAACTTTGTTGGTAAATTTGAACCTGTGAAATGGAAATGTCGGGCACCTCTTCAAAATGGCAAACTCTGTGAAAGACAGGACAGACACAAG TGTCCCTTTCATGGTCCAATCATAGCCAGGGATTCTCGTGGAAATCCCAACAAACAAGAAGATGTTGAGAGACTTGAAAAGGAACAAAAACATAAAG CAGACAAAACAACATCGCCACAATGGAGAGATCAGGAGTTAATGAAAGACATTGAAGGAGCTACAGGTATTGATTTGGGATCAAGTACCGGAAGCAGCAATGGGAAGGGAAAGGGAAAGGGTAAAGGAAaaggaaagaagaaaaaatatccCAATTTGACGGATGTCAATAAAATGGCAGATACTTCCAGAACTAGACTTGAGAAGAAAGTTTTCAGCAA GTCTGCAATAACAAGGGTGGCAGGTACCATGGATAGACTGGAGTCCAAGAGATACAAGGACAGATTTGCAAATAATTTCAATTATTCATTCAGCAAGTAA